In Citrus sinensis cultivar Valencia sweet orange chromosome 3, DVS_A1.0, whole genome shotgun sequence, the sequence CCTCATAGACTTACGATTGTTATCTgaaccataaaaaaaatcctctgCATGCTTTACTTTttgcaatttattatttgtagcaaattaaaaaattttggtcaGGATGAACAATAATATGATCAATGTTATGAATAATGATTGTAATCAGTGACTCAAGATAGTAATTGTGAGTagtattttctcaaaattaatttagtttaattaatttagatgtTTAATAATTAGCCTACATCtataaaatagatataaaacTTCCTTACACATAAAACTCCAAAACTTAATCCAATGTTCACTGTTTGGGGTATAGAAATATAGTCATTAGATATCGATGTTGTGAAGGTAATATTAAACATTGAGGAGAAATTTAGCTAGTCACATGTGCAAGCGCGACCACTACTCTGTGAGGAGACCAGAATTGGGTCGTTCGATCCTGAGGCCTTGGTTTAGTACTCGGATTGTTGAACTCCACTTAGGAGTTCGTTTGTAACGTCTAAGCACGTCTCGCCACAACATTTAAGCATGATCGGACGTTATAACTGCAACTCAATAACTATACAGAAACAAATACATTAACTCTTAATTTAAGTGGTGCATTCAATTTGGTAACGGCCGTCCATTGAAGAACAAGCAATATTCACGGTTGTCTATAAGAACTCGGAAAGATCCTGAAAAAATGGACCTTTTTTTTGGGCTGATAGGAGAtctgataaaaagaaaacccaGTAAAAAATACTTTAGATCACGAGTGGTGTGACATTACTATTCTTCAAAATACGGCACCCCCTAACAGTTTTCTATTGTTGCAGATAAAAAGAAGCATCATCGCGATTCTAATTCTAACAGAGTAGCAAGTGGCAGTTTCccatcaaaataaattcaagtgTCGATGAAGTAACTTGGTTGCCATCGTTAGCTCAACTAGATTTTGACATCAACATtcactttaataataatacccATCCGCAGTAAGGTAAAAATGAGGCGGAGCTGATGGATAAGATTGGTGTTATTCGTTATTAAAAGATGAAGTTAACGGACATGAGTAGGTCGGTGTAAGCTGTATGGTCGTTTAAAAACTGTGCATAAACACCGATTGGGTGGTGCTTATGAGAGCCTTTTGGCGCTCAACCGATGATAAAGAATTAAGGTGCTAAATATGGCGATAACGACAATGACAATACTGATCAGCTCAACACATGCATCTTTCTAGCTAGTGTGGtccattaaattttgtttcaatcgATTTTTACAAGCTACTTTATTCTGCACAAACAGTTCAATCTTTACAAATGCTTGAAAAGAGTTTCTGCACTTGAAGCTTTCAACTAACTATCATCGCTCATATACTTTATGCTACCCCAAACGAATGCAACAATTAAACCCACCTTCTATCTTTGTTGTTGGTGGGTGGTGGCAGCTGAAAGatgaatatattaaataaagacgaaaaaaaaaaacctttatTTGCTGCTGTGTTCTGTGCGTGCGAATCAGTGACGGGATGGTATGCGATGGAGTAATGCTGCACTTTGACTATAAgctttttaattgtcaaaggGATTGGCCAatcagaattaaaagaaaacaatcaaGAACTTGAGTAACCATTGATAATATTTCTTGTCCTAATCATATTAAACAGGTGTTAATAGACTTGAGCGCtgaatcttatttaattatgggATTTATAAGTAATCATGGTGCCAAATCTTTTTCAAATGTtgacattaattgtaaaaatatcaattttcatgaagattaataaattaacggGGCCAAAAACCTTAAAagtatcataaaaaaattcttcaaatatgattttattatttatttaaagagtcacatcaatatttaaaattttaaaaaatatttcaattaagattcttcaaataagaaataattatatatcttcaattttgtagagttattttctcactctttaattaatttattattagagagagagataaatgttttaattaccatttttttgaaaaaaattatttaattaaaataatattaacttttatttgaagagcttTTGGAGAATACCATAttttttcactatttttttgCTACATAAGTAAgtaaatagatatttaaatagtaaaattaatataacattTTGGAAATACTCTCaactttctttcatttctatTATCCTACAACATCTAACCTTTATATTTTCCTATTTGCAGATCAATtcatacaataaataaatcatcctAGATTGGAGTTCAATTTACATAAACATATCACTGAAATTAAACTGAACTAAAGGATTTGTATAATCTTTTGGAGGGCATTAATTTATGGAAATAGCCAAAATGAGGGTCAATTTATAAAGTAGCtcgttattttttatacttcgataacaaaaacatataaaaaaataagtaaataatatgttgtacTAGACATTCAATCGGTAAATCGAAAAATAGATCGTCTACTAGTAGTTCATAAGATAGGCTTTTGATGTATCGATTATTTGTCATTAgcttactaattttttatctagGATGGCAGATTCTTTTAGGGATACTTGTAGtcaaaaatgtatttttggctactaaagataaaaaaggacaatttttataaatcacCGACCCTAATTTAGGCTATGTTCATAATTTTCTCAAGATTTTGGGTGTGACTACCAGAAGTTTAATCTGAAAACCAAATTGCACGAATGACAtgataaattgaaatgaattttgttgatataataataatcagaTGACGATTGGTGTTTGGAGAGAAAGCACAGATCCAAATCTAATGTACAGAGCATCCAAAGACAGCTAGtgcaaaaattgaataatatatatatttatacataaaGACGGATGTAGGACCCACGACACATTGACGTGGGCCAATGAAGTAAAGACGTGTAGGAAACCGAGGGCGTGTGAGTGGTGGAGACTTGACCTGGTCAAGTTAGTGGCGGAAGGCGGAAGCGGATGAGTCATGCTCAGTCCTGACTTGCTCTTAAATTTCGAGCTCCCCACCACCGCTAGAGACAGCGACTGATTGGacttgtttcttttgttttgctcACCCCCTGCCTCGTTGTCATTTTCCAACATCATTTACTTTCTTCTATTTGCCAATTTACCCTGTTTATACCCTCTTTAGTGGATTGGGATAATCTCCCACAGCTACATGTGTGGAGtggatttttaatttaagaatacGATTACGTGGGAGTTTATTTATGGTAGAGTAAGAATGTCGATCACATTcgtaaagtaataaataataaataatttattatttattatttattattttacgtGCGTGGCTGAGTTCGTATTCCACCGTAAGTAAACTCTAACATAAACAAATccttaatttaataatgatatGATGCTAATTAAGTattatattcaaattataTGTATGTGTTATGTTATATGTTATAGATATAATGTGCTTGTACCCCCTGCTGGTTAGAAAATCGAACGCAAGCATTGGATATTTGGACCCATTGCgtatttattaatatagtgATTAACGGCTTTTAAATGACCAAGGAAATTGAGTTTTATAGGTTTGAAATCGATAGCTTAATCCAATTTTTAGTGAAATGAATATATGGATATTTGATTAGACCAAATTTATTAGAATCATATTTATCTATCttaaatatgagaaaataaaatgttataattagtctaattaaattgacatcctttaatttttatgttttctcaAATAAGAATCTAGTTTAGTAAAGTAGTAGAGTGACctctattgaaaaaaatatagtaatattgaattttagaaaataaaaaaaggtgcTCTTACATCCTCATccattatatatttattctttatatttacCCATATctgatttttcaattaaaaataagaaattttattaaacaggaaaagaagagaaagaataatgttcaattacaaaacaacaaagtgggaaatttttaaaaatctttattaaaaaatttataaataaggaCACATGGAGTATCCtactaaatatataatgaGCATGCAACTTCGATGTTTACCAAACAATCTGCAACTTAATTACCCTCTtggtaaatataataataataataataattcacaCTATTAATCTTTTTCTTACAGTCAAGGTTTATACAATAAATATCATTATACCcaatatttctttaaattttaactggCATAATAgctattataataaaacaaactaTCCATCTTATATAGAAGGATACTTTGAATGATTAGTCGTGTCATTTAGTTTAAAAATGTGCCTCAGGTATTTCAAGctaaaatagataaaattttattataattttttttgttgatagaAAAACTTTGTTACAAATTTTGCAAGAAATGATGAAGAATTTAGGACCCATATGTTATTATCCTAATTTGAAACATGAGTTTCTACCCTCGAGAGAATTTCAACTCTCTGTCACAAGGCAAGAAAGGGCATTAAAGTAAACTAGATCTTAGCTTACGTGCACTTATGCTGCACTTAATATAAGCCAGCAAGCTCGTTGGTCTCAAAGggaaaaaagggggaaaaaatagGGGAATAAACTCTCTTCATATCCACTTccacttcctcttcctcttcttcttgtcCGCTTTGCTTCTCCAAACTTCAAACTTCACACTTCTCCTGAAACCTCTCACGAAACACTCTTTCAAATCCTTATATTCTGAGTGATGGGTATGAGCAGCCGCTGCTCCCACACATCTCACATAACCGAGATCATAATCACCAGCTTCTTTCGTCATAagtcttaaattaaatttcttctcGACTGTTGAATCATCGCATCATCTTTAGCGATGGCtgcttaaaagattaagaatattagtttTAAGTTAAATGGCGGGTGGGAGGATGTATAATCAAAATAGTTCTAGTGGTGGTGGTACTTCAAGTCTGTCCTTTCTGATTCAAAGCCAAAAGGGTTCTTGCTCTAACTCTCAGAATCTTGATGCTTCGTTCCTCTCTGGCCCTTCTCCTTCTCCTTttcttggtaattttttttttcctcccccCGCTTCTGCTTTGTCTggatttgtgtgctttctttTATGTGTGTACTTCGTACTAGGTAGATCCTTTTATgtgtttcatttttctttgcaGAAAATTGGATTCTTATTAGTacagaaaaatatgaaagttTACACCTGATTGTTTGCTTGTTTAGATGGAAAGCTGTTTCCTAATGAGTGCTCTGTgaaagtcaaaatttttatgtgacTTTCGGAAGATATGATTGCCTCTTTACTACCGATTTCTATGATTATTGGCAACTCTGTTATAGGAACATTGCATACCTTTATTGAATGGGAAAAATATGATGTGTTTAAACGTAAAGGCTTCTGAATTTTAATGAcgtctttaataaattcaggACCAAGATCCATGGTGAGCTTTGAAGATGTGCACTTAGCAAATGGATCCAATAACAGGCCATTTTTCCGCCCATTTGATCGTGATGAAAATGGGGATGAGGACTTGGATGAGTACTTTCATCAACCTGAAAAGAAAAGACGGCTCACGGTTGATCAAGTCCAGTTTCTTGAAAAAAGCTTCGAGGTAGAGAACAAGCTTGAACCCGAAAGGAAAATTCAACTGGCAAAAGACCTTGGCTTGCAGCCTAGACAGGTTGCGATTTGGTTCCAAAACCGCCGGGCTCGTTGGAAGACTAAACAGCTCGAGAAGGATTACGATGTATTGCAAAACAGCTATAATAGCCTTAAGGCCGATTATGACAATCTCTTCAAGGAGAAAGAAAAGCTAAAAGCTGAGGTAAATTTTGTCTCTCAGATTTCGCTGAATTTGTTGTGGCTAAATTGCTCTGATTTTGCCTCCTGGGCCTCATTGAACCATAGTCACCCGAATTTTGACTAATAATACGAGATATGAATTGATGTTTCATGGGTGTAGTTTCACAACCCCATATAAACGTTTAAACAGAACTGCGTTGAATTTTGATTGTGCTTGTGTGTTTTGTTCAGGTTCTTACGCTCACAGACAAGCTGCAGGTCAAAGAGAAAGAGGGTAAAAACACAGAATTGCCTGTAGTAAACAAGACATTGTCACAAGAACCACCACAAATTTCAGAACCTGTTGCTGATTCTGCTGCCTCAGAGGGTGAAGTATGCAAAGCCTCAGTTGTGGCTTGTAAGCAAGAAGATATAAGTTCAGCCAAAAGTGATATATTTGATTCGGATAGCCCAAATTACACGGATGGGGTTCACTCTTCACTCCTAGAAACTTGTGATTCATCTTATGTGTTTGAACCTGAACAGTCCGATTTATcacaagatgaagatgatagCTTGAGCAAGAATGTCCTGTTGCCTCCATACGTCTTCCCAAAGCTTGAAGAAACTGAATACTCGGACCCGCCCACGAATTCCTGTAACTTCGGATTCCCCATTGAAGATCACGCCTTTTGGTCATGGTCCTTCTGATCATGAATCCTTGGTATATAAGTTTATCTTGCCTGtgtctttctttgtttttttaaaaagcatgTTAGAATTGTAAGTTAggaataagaaataaattcaatcaatggCACCCTAATGCAAAATTGGTGGTGGATTTTGATTGCtgttgaaagagaaaaatggtgGCTTTGCCCCGTctgtaatttttgttcttgTAGGAGTTTCTTGAGTGTTGAATGGAACTTCTTGTTCAgaatgtaattaaataatatcttttatttgaaaaaaaaaattatttggataCATAATTCTAGTCCCTGTGCTGCGCAAAGCTCTGGTCTGAATGCAAGTCATTGCagggtttaatttttttacatcaCCATTACTTCATGTTAcgttgattaattaatatcattttagtGTGCAATTGACGGAGGGTGCATAATCGTAATCTCAAAAACTAGGTTCTTTTCGTGAGGATTAGTGAAAATGAAATGTGAAGGCAAAATTAGTGAAGAGTTGGAACCAGATCACATATCTTTAACAATAGTGGCTGCTGTTGCTAGTATATAATTCACTAATCACTACGCTCTTTGAAGCCTACAGAAAAGACTTCCAAGAGAGGCTTGATGTTAATGAGCAAATCATATTGTTTAGGGAACgtattaattcaaaatcaatctcttttctttaaagaatCGACAAGAAGGAAGCTTTGAGCTTCAGATCGAGTAGGCGCAGTTCCATGTTAGCCAATGCTCCGTGGGAAAATTCCAATCCAAATTAATGATTGATTATTTCGATCACATCAAATGAACGTCACTCTGGGGTcccattcaacaaaatttggaAGACAGCCTCATCCACAGGATGGTCCATATTGATGGTGATGTTCTCAATctgttttacaaaaaaaaaaaaaaaaaaaactttgatcTTACCCATAAATGGGGCAACTGCCAGGCagttttttgataaattgacAGTAAAAGTTAGAAATTAAGCAATCGAAAAAGAATCTATAGCCACTTCAGCGGTTCTTTaggctctttttttttttttttggtttaaatcaaattttcatacGGCAGCGTCGTGCAAACGTCTCCATTACATAACATCTGGTGTGATCTCTCTTTCAACCCGCAATGATGATATGTGTATAGAGTTTTCAACGATACTTGGCCACAagtttcttctaatttttcttcgtcaaattgaaaaattgcaAGCAATGCAAATGACTagtgaattttaaaagcaaaattatTGCTTGCTTACTAATAACATATTCCGCTTATCAAATACAACACTGAAAACTGTTTGAattcatcttttctttttctttttttttttttgaaaggatCATCCCATGTAAGTTAAATTAACTGATGTCAGGATTTCTCGACTTGCCCTTTACGGCATATTTGCCAATCACACACCGCCACATGTCCGTTCTTCTCGAAGGACGAGGCTACTTTTCAGATTTCCTACCGACCACCCAAACCCACACACATGGGGTTTCAACAGATGCCATACACGTGTACGACTGTGATTCTAAAATCCATCTGAAGCCTATTCTCGTCAAACAAACATCACAATCAAGACAGCGTCCCACCAAGCACCTCCATAGAATCTATTTCTGTAGCCAGGCCCCACCGACGTGGACATCTAACGCAACGTGGCTGCTGATCCGTGATACGATAGGTTGATTGATCAGGTCAAAAAGTATAGGACCCACattgttataaatattttatatttttttgataaagttTGTTCTCTTGCAAGAGAGATACAGATAAGCATCGGTGAGTTGTGGGCCCAGATTTGGAGGACAGAAGGGTACTTGACAGTGACAGCGCGGATATGTCCATGTTTTCCATCAAAGCTGATGTCACACGTGGTGCACCTTTCACTGGGGCCCACTGTACACGTGCCTATCAGATGTTGATGTCTAAGCAGCGTCACAGATTTATAAGTGCGAAACTAGGGTATTCCCGCATATAGCTTCCTTTTTACTAGCATAactttattattcttattattattattattaggatccacctaaattatatttaatgtaactTACGATCAGtctctgaaattttatttagccCTCTATcctctatattatttatattttatttataaatattataaactttttaaattataaaatttcatttaaccctttatactcaattttattttattgaaaccCTGTAGTATGAATTTGcccctataattttaaattctcaaattaatctccatttaattaaaaaatacaattattgttaaatgatttataataataattattattattttattataatcataaatataattatatttttaaatagattatttttattattaataacaataataaaaagcattataattaattaatctattaacaatttaataataattttttattaaatttttaataataataattaatgataattatcattaataattaatttttgaataataataacaataataataattaaaatgcaaaataataattatgataaaaattaattaaggattttataaaaattggtttacaatttaactcattctgattttgattcgAAGACAAAAGAAACACATAAATGGTAATACAACTCATTCTAATTACGATTTCTTCagtttaagtaaataaattaaaattattattattattcatttaataatatattttctcaaatatttatttttaatttacttttttttaatagccAATATATTTTCATCGAGTTAAAATTGATCTACATCTTATTCTATCGtaagattttacaaaatgtgattattttcaaaagttaaaaaaatctacacacacacacacactctctctccctctctttctTTAGAAAGTGTttcagagaaaaataaaaaaaatagacaaaataacattataatttatttacttgaactgAAGAAATCGTAATTAGAATGAGCTGTAttaccatttatttatttattttgttttagaatcaaaatcagaatgagTTAAATTGTAACCAATTGCTATaaaatccttaattaatttttatcataattattattttatattttaattattgttattgttattattattattcaaaaattaattattaataataatgataattaattattattattaacaatttcataaaaaattattattaattattgttaatagattaattaattataatgctttttattcttgttattaataataacaataatctatttaaaaaatataattatatttatgattataataaaataataattattattataattcatttaacaataattatattttttaattaaatggaggttaatttgagaatttaaaattataggggCGAATTCATACTCTagggttttaataaaataaaattaagtataaGGGGTTAAACTGAATTTTACAATTgaaaagtttataatattcatgaataaaagataaataacaTAGAGCATAGGGAGCTAGATGAAATTTCAAAGGCTGACCGTAAGTTACCTTGAATGTAATTTAAGCGgacccttattattattattggatgGAGCCATTACTTTTATAAATGCACCcatttctgaaaaataattgtaatgaaatcataatatttttaaaagatataaattaataaaatatttatatagttAATCAActatatcttttattatttttaaatttttttaactatttttaatcataaaatttaatataagtttcattttactaatttactattatgatataaaacaacaaaattgcTCTAATAAACATGAGTTGTATCCAATAATTtaggtatttaattttgtgacatataatctaatatttttaaatagatctaattattattttcactattCTTATGtgtaaatgacataaatttgacAGTCCAATAATTTACATGACTATTGTGTCATAAAGACActatgttattttaattaaagtttagtaaacataataataaaatagtgttagaaacaatgaatttggtataaaattagaaaaatattaaaattaaagtaaattcttGGTAGTTTTACCTTATAAGcataaaatagttaatttaaatttatgcaaaaacaatatttataatcaaatgtaataaaaaaatctcagtcacaaaaaagtaaattaagataattaattctctaaatttaatttttacttgaattttttaaaaaataatctccattttctgtaattattttaaaaaaataaggtgggtttacaaaaattatggGGTGGAGATATCATcacccttattattattattactacctTTGAACGGAACTTTAGGGCATGTTTGGTAGGCTAGTTTAGTCTAATTTGTACTAtctattttgtatttaattacaTTAAGATATCTCTGCACCAAACTTGAGCACTGTTATTTGTACTAGAATTACTTGATTAATCAGACCCATTTACCCCTTTGATTTAAGCGAATTTggtcattttctttatttcttttattattttatctaattaataatatcataataaattcatttcttgtaattaattaactagtatttaataattattttcactaAGTCTTCACCTACAGCGCTTCTAGTCAGGCACCAATGGTAGGGATCACCATAGACGGCTATCTACTACCGTCACTGTCAATATTTTTCGATATCAGTTGACGTctagtttattattttcaaaatttctgtCATGAGCTCTACACAATGGTACCAATATCTCTGGCGACAAAGCTTCCATTCACTGCAGATTTTTAGTCATATGTTtgaaatctaaaatttgaccaaaaataTATAGCGAATAGAAGCTTCATTGTCGAAGATATTGGTACCATTATGAAGAGTTAGAGACGAGAAATGGGAGAAACttatggtgcaactgtggtaccgtgccacagttgtatCTAGCTGTTGGATGCTAGTGGATCTCACCAATCTAAGTGCATCTAACGGctggatgcaactgtggcacggtaccacaatTGCACCGTAACCTAATCCCGAGAAATGATACTGAATATGACTTAAATAGATAATGTTTATAATTTCCCCCCCAGTGGCTGGTGATATCGTTAGTGGTTGtcagtattaatttattttttaaattaaaataatattattataatataaataataatataaaacattcaaatatataatacaGTATGTCTTGCAATATGTTAGTatactaaaattattacaccctaataaaatacaatataatataatatttcaaGTACAGTTTAATATAACGAGTCATATGCCAAACACACCcttgttaatttctttaacgtgaatatttttctaatacaTAATTAACGTATACACCAtagaacaataaaatatttgaattttactcGGGACATATTAATATACTGACATGCACTGAGCTAGTTGGTGTGTGGTAGTGTTTCAAGTGGAGTGGCGACATTCTTTTCGGCTTTTAATGGCCTactctttccttttctttttttctttttttcttttttgaacaACGAGAGGGTatggattttatttattttttttcaaattattacactttacatatatattataatataaaatctaCTAAGTATTTGGTGTATAAATATGGATATactcattttttataaagtCAGAATATCATTAACAGACTAAAcaaacacatattttaatatattaacaacaaaaaaatacagTGTTTCAta encodes:
- the LOC102608037 gene encoding homeobox-leucine zipper protein HAT5; protein product: MAGGRMYNQNSSSGGGTSSLSFLIQSQKGSCSNSQNLDASFLSGPSPSPFLGPRSMVSFEDVHLANGSNNRPFFRPFDRDENGDEDLDEYFHQPEKKRRLTVDQVQFLEKSFEVENKLEPERKIQLAKDLGLQPRQVAIWFQNRRARWKTKQLEKDYDVLQNSYNSLKADYDNLFKEKEKLKAEVLTLTDKLQVKEKEGKNTELPVVNKTLSQEPPQISEPVADSAASEGEVCKASVVACKQEDISSAKSDIFDSDSPNYTDGVHSSLLETCDSSYVFEPEQSDLSQDEDDSLSKNVLLPPYVFPKLEETEYSDPPTNSCNFGFPIEDHAFWSWSF